Proteins encoded by one window of Candidatus Omnitrophota bacterium:
- a CDS encoding DUF192 domain-containing protein codes for MTIRNLTRGTLIAETGSLAKTPLKRMTGLLGRGALNSGEALVITPCRSIHMLFMKFPLDVIFIDRANTAVGLCPDIRPFQFSPFFLQAHSAIETSAGTIAASQTHMGDNIQIG; via the coding sequence ATGACCATCCGTAATTTGACCCGCGGCACGCTGATCGCCGAGACCGGTTCGCTGGCGAAAACTCCCCTCAAACGCATGACCGGACTGCTGGGCCGCGGGGCGCTCAATTCCGGCGAAGCGCTGGTCATCACCCCCTGCCGCAGCATCCACATGCTGTTCATGAAATTCCCGCTGGACGTCATTTTTATTGACCGCGCGAACACGGCGGTGGGCCTGTGCCCCGACATCCGGCCTTTTCAATTTTCTCCATTCTTCCTGCAAGCCCACAGCGCCATTGAGACCTCTGCCGGCACCATTGCCGCCTCCCAAACACACATGGGCGATAATATTCAAATCGGTTGA
- a CDS encoding helix-turn-helix domain-containing protein, which produces MGVVYKLTEDVVSFIIERKQETPRLSCREIAGLVHERHQKVVSKSSVHDVLKEHGVVIPRGRKPKIKFQIPPEKKQQLFANVVPGVIFQPPPPAPKLIEQAPRVVEQAPSPLVRGEVQERMGEIFIKATFWDIFPRPVWGIKKLEDIKSLNLNNLREEWEYISTVVERLKIDLEDGSCVEMDSRFQALGPSRAIFPAGIERCIQDTADCILNNINPLCIRSLGENATDALILSFFQACEGVAGKGMTRASLLGAGGIVLAQFSCSPRQKKNVILGMPRNLEVEQNNHKLRYIRLEMDGYDKNMSVLSNFSPHISNDEIARIFKDRHPPVQINMSPLADSLRGDIADQPAWVLARLQARARAFFPSDFGQDAFESVLALKGVIEQGRHITLLAPASYAHIAFLRQAADNVNALNIRDENGRRVLCQIASENNANF; this is translated from the coding sequence ATGGGCGTTGTTTATAAACTCACCGAAGACGTTGTTTCCTTTATTATTGAACGCAAACAGGAAACTCCCCGTCTGTCCTGCCGGGAGATCGCCGGCTTGGTCCATGAACGGCATCAAAAGGTCGTTTCTAAGTCATCGGTCCATGATGTCTTAAAAGAACATGGCGTGGTCATCCCTCGCGGCCGAAAACCCAAGATCAAATTCCAGATCCCCCCGGAGAAGAAACAGCAATTGTTCGCCAATGTCGTGCCTGGCGTGATCTTCCAACCCCCACCGCCTGCCCCAAAACTCATAGAGCAGGCCCCGCGTGTTGTGGAACAAGCCCCCAGCCCGTTGGTCAGGGGCGAAGTCCAGGAACGCATGGGCGAGATTTTCATTAAAGCCACTTTTTGGGATATTTTCCCCCGTCCTGTATGGGGGATCAAGAAACTGGAAGACATTAAGTCATTAAATCTGAATAACTTACGAGAAGAATGGGAGTATATATCCACCGTGGTTGAACGTTTAAAGATCGATCTGGAAGACGGTTCTTGTGTTGAGATGGACAGCCGTTTTCAGGCCCTTGGTCCTAGCAGGGCTATTTTTCCCGCAGGCATTGAGCGCTGTATCCAGGACACCGCAGATTGTATCCTTAATAATATCAATCCTTTATGCATACGCTCCTTGGGGGAGAATGCTACGGACGCCTTGATCCTTAGTTTTTTTCAGGCCTGTGAGGGCGTGGCTGGTAAAGGCATGACACGGGCATCCTTGTTGGGCGCAGGAGGAATTGTCCTGGCTCAATTTTCCTGTTCCCCCCGTCAAAAAAAGAATGTCATTCTTGGAATGCCAAGAAATCTAGAAGTGGAGCAGAATAACCATAAATTACGATATATAAGGCTAGAAATGGATGGATATGATAAGAATATGTCAGTTTTATCAAATTTTAGCCCACATATATCAAATGATGAAATTGCGCGTATCTTCAAAGACCGCCATCCTCCGGTTCAAATCAACATGTCCCCCCTGGCGGATAGTTTGCGGGGGGATATTGCGGACCAGCCGGCATGGGTTTTGGCCCGGCTTCAAGCCCGTGCGCGCGCCTTTTTCCCGTCCGATTTTGGGCAGGATGCCTTTGAGTCGGTTTTGGCCCTTAAAGGGGTTATTGAGCAGGGCAGACACATAACCCTTCTGGCCCCTGCCTCTTATGCGCACATTGCTTTTCTGCGGCAGGCCGCGGATAATGTCAATGCCCTGAATATCCGCGATGAGAACGGGCGCCGGGTCCTGTGTCAGATAGCGTCGGAAAACAACGCGAATTTTTAG